From Juglans regia cultivar Chandler chromosome 6, Walnut 2.0, whole genome shotgun sequence, the proteins below share one genomic window:
- the LOC109001183 gene encoding 3-oxo-Delta(4,5)-steroid 5-beta-reductase-like, with the protein MSWWWAGAIGAAKKKFEEDEQPPSSQSTGLVIGVTGIVGNSLAEILPLSDTPGGPWKVYGVARRPRPSWNADHPVEYIQCDISDPADTNAKLSPLTDVTHIFYVTWTNRPTEAENCEANGAMFRNVLRAVIPNAPNLRHICLQTGTKHYVGPFESYGKIQPHELPFTEDLPRLDTPNFYYTLEDVLFEEAEKKEGLTWSVHRPNVIFGFSPYSLMNIIGTLCVYAAICKHKGLPLRFPGTKAAWDSYVVASDADLIAEQQIWSAVDPYARNEAFNCNNGDVFKWKHFWKVLAEQFGIEDYGFEEGEKLSLVEMMKDEGPVWDEIVRENQLQPTKLEEVGVWWFADVILGKERLLDSMNKSKEHGFLGFRNSKNSFISWIDKMKCYKIVP; encoded by the exons ATGAGCTGGTGGTGGGCTGGAGCTATTGGTGCTGCCAAG AAGAAATTTGAGGAAGATGAACAACCACCGAGTTCCCAGAGTACTGGCCTGGTGATCGGCGTGACTGGCATCGTGGGCAATAGCCTAGCTGAAATTCTGCCATTATCAGATACCCCAGGTGGGCCATGGAAGGTCTACGGTGTGGCTCGCAGGCCGCGCCCCAGCTGGAACGCCGACCATCCTGTGGAGTACATCCAGTGCGACATCTCGGACCCGGCCGATACCAACGCCAAGCTCTCGCCACTGACAGATGTCACTCACATCTTCTACGTCACCTGGACCAACCGACCCACCGAGGCTGAGAACTGCGAGGCCAACGGCGCCATGTTCCGCAACGTGCTCCGTGCGGTGATCCCGAACGCGCCGAATCTCCGCCACATCTGTCTTCAGACGGGGACCAAGCACTACGTGGGGCCCTTCGAGTCGTACGGCAAGATCCAACCCCACGAGCTTCCATTCACGGAGGATTTACCCCGCTTGGACACACCGAATTTCTATTACACTCTTGAAGATGTGCTGTTCGAGGAGGCCGAGAAAAAGGAGGGCTTGACTTGGTCCGTTCACAGACCCAACGTCATATTCGGGTTCTCGCCGTATAGCTTGATGAACATCATTGGCACGCTATGCGTGTACGCCGCTATATGCAAGCACAAGGGGCTTCCCTTGAGATTCCCTGGCACCAAAGCTGCCTGGGACTCTTACGTGGTGGCTTCCGATGCGGATCTTATTGCAGAGCAGCAGATATGGTCGGCGGTGGACCCGTATGCGAGGAACGAAGCATTTAACTGCAACAATGGGGACGTGTTCAAGTGGAAGCATTTCTGGAAAGTGTTGGCTGAGCAATTCGGGATTGAGGATTACGGATTCGAAGAGGGTGAGAAACTGAGCCTGGTGGAGATGATGAAGGACGAAGGTCCAGTGTGGGACGAGATTGTGAGGGAGAATCAACTGCAACCGACAAAGTTAGAGGAGGTTGGGGTGTGGTGGTTTGCGGACGTGATTCTGGGTAAGGAGAGACTTTTGGATAGCATGAATAAGAGTAAGGAGCATGGATTCTTGGGGTTCAGGAACTCCAAGAATTCGTTCATTTCTTGGATAGACAAGATGAAATGCTACAAGATTGTGCCTTAA